A region from the Aegilops tauschii subsp. strangulata cultivar AL8/78 chromosome 5, Aet v6.0, whole genome shotgun sequence genome encodes:
- the LOC109764924 gene encoding uncharacterized protein, with amino-acid sequence MASLAAFHPNLPHAHGHPSHPNPTSGLLRLLPSCRRHRAPRRRGLGLAVSACASSAASPSAAGRGDRSEAASSLERCLAASALSAAAPAAAPPRVPPAMKGGKQYGAFGAVTLEKAKLDLSQRKKKIMPELATGGGGGDIGKRIGHGGGDGGDDDGDDDDYFDDSDDGEEEDGGLFRRRIVIQELFNREFIDAVMQEWCKTMISLPAGLRQAYEMGLVSSAQMVRFLSVFSRPTHTRSFSRALPGWLSRGLVGRTLADPSFPHKMAFEFLATFASSVWWEMNIRKERFEQEWDLAVVNALTASCCNLVVLGLLAPCRSYGSTSRFDFQNAIEKLPNNIFEKSYPLREFDLQKRISAFLYKAAELSLVGVVAGSIQGGMSKALSARKDGRLSVTLPNVSANALGYGAFLGLYANLRYQLLCGLDQYMIKRFDVLGMAIFIGTTLRFMNIQIGESSRRAWLGEEADPQYSDRLLRAYTRPVEVTTAADQQEESRWFISKDAVVSGLGLLGIKQGGPEAQLSKPRRKRVIRKKVASG; translated from the exons ATGGCGTCCCTCGCCGCCTTCCACCCTAACCTCCCCCACGCCCACGGCCACCCCTCCCATCCCAACCCCACCAGCGGCCTCCTCCGTCTCCTGCCTTCATGCCGCCGCCATCGTGCCCCTCGCCGGCGGGGCCTAGGCCTCGCCGTCTCCGCCTGCGCCTCCTCCGCCGCGTCACCGTCTGCCGCCGGGCGAGGCGATCGCTCCGAAGCAGCCTCTTCGCTCGAGCGTTGCCTCGCGGCGTCCGCCCTCAGCGCCGCGGCACCCGCGGCTGCGCCTCCCCGCGTACCGCCGGCGATGAAGGGCGGGAAGCAGTACGGCGCGTTCGGCGCCGTCACGCTCGAGAAGGCCAAGCTTGACCTATCCCAACGCAAGAAGAAAATCATGCCCGAG CTGGcgacaggtggtggtggtggagataTTGGGAAGAGAATTGGCCATGGTGGTGGTGATGGCGGGGATGATGACGGAGATGATGACGATTACTTTGATGATTCTGATGatggagaggaagaagatggtggactTTTCAGGAGACGAATTGTTATACAGGAG CTTTTTAATAGAGAGTTTATAGATGCTGTAATGCAAGAGTGGTGCAAAACAATGATTAGTTTACCTGCTGGTCTCCGTCAGGCTTATGAGATG GGTTTGGTAAGTTCTGCTCAGATGGTGCGATTCTTGTCAGTGTTTTCAAGACCTACACACACTAGGTCTTTTTCACGAGCTCTACCTGGATGGCTATCCCGAGGTCTTGTTGGAAG aacaCTTGCAGATCCTTCATTCCCACATAAGATGGCTTTCGAGTTCTTGGCTACTTTTGCCTCATCTGTTTGGTGGGAGATGAATATTCGTAAGGAGAG GTTTGAGCAAGAATGGGATTTGGCCGTTGTCAATGCTTTGACTGCATCGTGTTGCAACCTTGTGGTTCTGGGGCTTCTGGCACCATGCCGTTCATATGGGAGTACATCCCGATTTGACTTCCAAAATGCCATTGAGAAACTTCCTAACAACATATTTGAGAAGAGTTATCCTTTGAGAGAGTTTGATCTGCAGAAACGAATTAGTGCATTCCTTTACAAGGCTGCTGAGCTTAGCCTGGTCGGGGTAGTTGCTGGATCTATTCAGGGTGGTATGTCGAAAGCCCTATCCGCAAGGAAGGATGGCAG GTTATCGGTGACCCTTCCTAATGTCAGCGCCAATGCCCTTGGTTATGGAGCTTTTCTAGGATTATATGCAAACTTGCGATATCAATTATTGTGTGGACTAGATCAATATATGATCAAGCGCTTTGATGTTCTTGGCATGGCAATCTTCATTGGTACAACACTAAG ATTCATGAATATTCAGATAGGTGAATCGTCAAGGCGCGCATGGCTTGGAGAGGAAGCTGATCCACAGTACTCTGATCGATTACTTAGGGCATACACCAGACCAGTGGAGGTTACTACTGCTGCGGATCAACAAGAAGAGTCAAGGTGGTTTATATCCAAGGATGCAGTTGTGTcaggccttggccttcttggcatcAAGCAGGGTGGGCCTGAGGCGCAGCTGTCCAAGCCCCGGCGAAAGAGAGTAATCCGCAAGAAAGTTGCATCAGGTTGA